From the Comamonas sp. lk genome, the window TCCGCGTACTGGCGGTATAGCGACTCCCATTGGGTTCGATCGCTTGGCCTGATCTCTCTGAGCACCAGCGCGGTGCTGTCTGTATGGCTTTTGGTATTCATCTGGCTTATCTCCTGAAAGGTTCACGCGACACCAGCGGTACAGCTCCTGGCGCCTACCATAAGGCGGCGGCAGGGGCCGGGCCTGGGTGAGAGGGGAAATACGGCAACACCTCCTCGGCAATTTCCTGCAGCACCTGCGCCACGGGCCGCTGCGAGAACTGCACGCCAAGGGCGGCGTGATTGACCCCTGCCTCCTGCCACTGCTCCAGCAAATCGATCAGGCCCTTACGCCCGGTGCGCAGCACATAACCGCCATGCATGGGCGTACGGGGATAGTCGGCATCTTCCACAAGATCCAGCCACTCATTGCTCATATGTGGGCGAAAGCCGCCATCAGGAATCATGGCGCGCCAGGCCTGGATCTTCTCAGCCAGGCGCTGAGGGCCCTGGCGCGTATGGGTGGGCCCGGGATAGGTCAGCCAGCCGTCGGCATGCTCTGCGATCCAGGGCAGCGATTGGCCGGAGGAACCGGTGACGATCAGCGGAATCGTGCCGTTTGCAGGCTTGGGCAGAAACTCCGCGCCATCAATGCGGCCCAACGGGGAGTCAATGACCGGCCTGCCCTGCTGCAGCAACTGTCTAAAGTAGGTCACAGACTGCGCAAAGCGTTCCCCGCGCTTGCCATGCTCGAGTCCATAGGCTGGAAACTCGACGGGCCGGTCACCAGAGGCAATTCCCAGCACCAGCCGCCCGCCGGAGAGCTGATCTATGGTGGCCGAAGCCTTGGCCAGCTCGATAGGGTGGCGCAGCGAGAAGATGGCGCTGCCAGTGGCCAGCGCAATCGTCTTGGTCTTGGCGGCCAGAAATGCCAGATAGGTGAAAGGATCGAAGACCTGCCCCGCATCGCCAAACGAGGGATCGAACAAGGGCACATCTCTGACCCACACGGCAGCGAATCCATAGCGGTCAATGGCACTGACCAGTTCGGACTGGCCGGCCAGCACCTGCATATCGCCTTGATAAAACCGCAGCGGCAGAAAAATGCCCAGGGTCAGAGCATCCGGAGCAAACATGCGGCGGTAGCCAGGATGCGCCGCAAAAACGGGGGCAGAAGCGCCGCCAAAGGAAAGGCTATCGTTCATTGCTGTTCCTGTTCGCATTTCATGCGCCCGTTGCGGGGGCGGGCAAGCTAACGCCTTTGCGTACCGCAGGTCTGCTGGCCACGCGTTCGTGCCAGGCGGACAGATGGGTGAAGGCGCTGAAGTCGAAATCAATGATTCGCGCGATATGGCTCCAGCCGAAATGGGCGATGTCTGCGATCGAATACTCCTCGCCAGCCAGATACGTATGACCGGCAAGACGCTGATCCAGCACCGCGAAGACAGCATTGCTCAGCTGGCGGTATCGCTCGATGGCGGCAGGATTTTTCTCGCTGCTTCCCAGTTCGAAGTGAACGCGCTGGCCTATCAGCGGTCCGACGCTGGAAGCATGAAACAGCAGCCACTGCATGGCCTGCCAACGCGTCTGCGGCAAGGTCGGCAACAGGCGGCCGGTTTTCTCTGCGAGGTAGAGCAGGATGGCGGCCGACTCGAACAGCGTGATTCCCGTCTCGTGGTCCACCAGCACCGGAATGCGACCATGCGGATTCAGGCGCAAAAAATCAGCCTGGCGGTTCTCGCCTTGCTCAATGCGCACATGCCTGAGCGTGTAGGGCAAGCCCAGCTCCTCCAGAGCGATGGTGATCTTGAAACCGTTGGGAGAGCTGTCGGTATAGAGCTCGATCATGGCCTGGCTCGCTTGAGCAGGAACTGAGCCTGGGAGCGCGGCCAGGCACTGCGGCCATGAAATCCCGGGGGTCAAAAAATCAAGCCAGTAGACGCATTGCGTCGTGCGCAAGCGGACAGGGTTAAGCCGCCAGTGCGAATAAGTCATTTCAAGATCCAATCAATATAGTTTTACTAAATCTGTGAACCGCCACAGACTTGATCAATCATCTATTTCAATGCTCAAATAGTGAAACGATTGTTTTTTGTTTTGCATTTAGAAAAACTATATTCAATGTCTACCCATCTACCTCTGCAAGCGCTGCGCACCTTTGTCGAAGTCGGGCAGCGCGGCAGCATCAAGGCTGCAGCCGAAGCCCTGCACGTGACTTCAGGTGCGGTAAGTCAGCAGATACGGCTGCTGGAGGAGCGGCTGGAGACAGTGCTGTTCACCCGGGAAAGACTGGGTTTGCGCCTTACCGAAGCCGGAGCCAGCCTCTATCCCTCGCTGCTGCAGGCCTTCGCGCAGATAGAAAGCGCTGTGGCCGCCCTGGAGGTAAGCAAGGAGCGCCCGACTCTGACGGTCAGCACGGTGGCCAGCTTTGCCGCGTCCTGGCTGGTGCCGCGCCTGGGGCGTTTCAATCAGCGCCACCCCGAGATCGAAGTGCGGGTCGAAGCCACGTCGGACTTGGCAGATATGCGCAGCGATCGTGTGGATGTGGCCTTGCGCCACGGCCTGGGCAACTACCCCGGTCTTGAGGTCAAGCGTCTGATGGCGCCGGTGCTGGTGCCCGTGGCCAGCCCCGGCTTACTGGCCGGCGATCAAGAACTGAATCAGCCGCAGGACTGCTTGAACTACCCGTTGCTGCATGACAGCGACCGTGCCGACTGGCCGCTGTGGCTGTCTGCGCACGAGACCGCCCCGGACGCGCGCGCAGAACGCGGCACCGCGTTCGAGGACGACTTTCTGCTGATTCGCGCCGCCGAAGCCGGCCAGGGACTGGCACTCGTTCCCGAGGTCTATGCCCGCGAGGAGATCGCCGCCGGCCGCCTGGTGCAGGTTCTGGACAAGCCCTGGCCGGCCAGATTTGCCTACTATGCGGTCACCCGCCCCGACGCCATGCAACGCCCTGAAATCAAGGCATTCATCGATTGGGTCAGCGAGGAAGCGGCAGCCAGCCGCTAAGCTTGCTTGGCTCGCCAGGGTGAGTCTCGCAGGACAAGCCGGCCTCGCCACCCAAGCTTTCGCCGCCAGCCACGGCGCAGCGCTCAAGCAAAGCCGCCCCAGCCTGCGTACCATCTCGCATCTGAGCCCCGGCAAATGTTTCCCTGGGGCCGACTTGCTTTCATGACTCAGCCTTCTCTACTCCAGCGCCTGCGCGCCGAATGGGCCCCCAGCATTCCCCGCGAACTGCTGGCCGGCTCCGTTGCCACTTTTGCCCTGATCCCCGAAGTCATTGCCTTTTCCTTTGTCGCGGGAGTGGACCCATCGGTAGGGCTTTTCGCCTCCTTTGTCATCAGCATCGTGATTGCGGTGTTTGGCGCCCGACCGGCCATGGTGTCGGCGGCAGCGGGTTCGGTCGCCCTGGTGGCTGCGCCGCTGATGGCCTCGCACGGCTTGCAATACCTGTTGGCGGCCGGCTTGCTGGCCGGGATCATGCAAATCGTGTTTGGCCTATGCAAGATGGGCATGCTGATCCGTTTTGTCTCCAGCTCGGTTCGCACCGGCTTTGTCAATGCGCTGGCGGTGCTGATTTTTTCGGCCCAACTCCCGCATCTGCATGGCGCCAATACCGCCACCTGGGCCATGCTGGCGCTGGGCCTGGCCATCATCTACGGCCTGCCGTGGCTGGGCCAGAGGCTGCAGATCCGGGCCTTTACCGCCATTCCCTCGCCGCTGATTGCCGTGTTGCTGCTCACCGTGCTGGCCAGCATGCTGGATTTGCCATTGCACACCGTGGCCGATCTGGGAACCCTGCCCGCCAGCCTGCCGCAATGGGCGATGCCCGAGGTGCCCGCCACGCTGGAGACGCTGCGCATCATCGCCCTGCCGGCGCTGGCCATCGCCATGGTGGGCCTGCTGGAATCGGTGCTGACGGCCGCCGTGGTCGATGATCTGACCGGCACGCCCAGCAACAAGAACCGCGAATGCACCGGCCTGGGCCTGGCGAATATGGCGGCCAGCGTGTTTGGCGGCATTGCCGGCTGCGGCATGATCGGCCAGGCCGTCGGCAATGTGAAATACGGCGGCCGCGGCCGGCTATCCACGCTGTTTGCCGGCGTTTTCCTGCTGATTTTGATGGTGGCGCTCAAACCCTGGGTCTCCAAAGTGCCGGTGATCGCCCTGGTCGCCATCATGGTGATGGTGTCGGCTTCCACGTTCGACTGGAAGTCGCTAGGCAATCTGCTGCGTCACCCTCGCCTGTCCAGCGCCGTGATGCTGAGCACGGTGCTCATCACCATTGCCACCCACAATCTGGCCGCTGGCGTGCTGGCCGGCGTACTGCTCTCCGGCCTGTTTTTCAGCGTCAAGGTATCGAGCATGCTCAGCGTGAGCCGCATGGATGATGCCCCAAACGGCGCTTGCGGTTGGCAGGTCAGCGGACAGGTGTTTTTCGCTTCGGCCGATGCGCTGATCGAAGCTTTTGACGTACGGGCTGCGGCAGGCCGCCCCGTATGTATCGACGTCAGCCGCGCCCAGTTCTGGGACATCACGGCCGTGAGCGCTCTGGACAAGGTGGTGCAGCGCCTGCAACAGCATGGCTGCACGGTGGAAGTCATAGGCATGGATGCCGCCAGCCAGCGCCTGCTGCAACGCATCAGGGCCTGAGTCCAGCCTTTACAGCCTGCAGGACGGAATGACCGCCCGAGCCCGACCCTGTGGCTCAGGCACCGAGCGCAAAGCGGTGGCTCTCATGCACCAGCGCCTCCAGCAGCCACTGCACGGCAGCATCCGAAGGCCGGTGCAGCGGCAGCAGCGCATGCACCTGAAACGGCACGGAGAACGCCAGCGGCCGCACCACCAGCTGTGGCCCGGCGCAGGCGCGTGCCGTCAAGGGGTTGACGATGGCCACCCCCAGCCCATGCTGCACCATGGCACATACGGCCACGGCGCTATGGGTTTCCAGCTGCAGCAGGCGCGCCACGGCAGCGCGGGCAAACACGGCATCAATCTGCAGGCG encodes:
- a CDS encoding LLM class oxidoreductase, translated to MNDSLSFGGASAPVFAAHPGYRRMFAPDALTLGIFLPLRFYQGDMQVLAGQSELVSAIDRYGFAAVWVRDVPLFDPSFGDAGQVFDPFTYLAFLAAKTKTIALATGSAIFSLRHPIELAKASATIDQLSGGRLVLGIASGDRPVEFPAYGLEHGKRGERFAQSVTYFRQLLQQGRPVIDSPLGRIDGAEFLPKPANGTIPLIVTGSSGQSLPWIAEHADGWLTYPGPTHTRQGPQRLAEKIQAWRAMIPDGGFRPHMSNEWLDLVEDADYPRTPMHGGYVLRTGRKGLIDLLEQWQEAGVNHAALGVQFSQRPVAQVLQEIAEEVLPYFPSHPGPAPAAALW
- a CDS encoding glutathione S-transferase family protein; translated protein: MIELYTDSSPNGFKITIALEELGLPYTLRHVRIEQGENRQADFLRLNPHGRIPVLVDHETGITLFESAAILLYLAEKTGRLLPTLPQTRWQAMQWLLFHASSVGPLIGQRVHFELGSSEKNPAAIERYRQLSNAVFAVLDQRLAGHTYLAGEEYSIADIAHFGWSHIARIIDFDFSAFTHLSAWHERVASRPAVRKGVSLPAPATGA
- the gcvA gene encoding transcriptional regulator GcvA, with product MSTHLPLQALRTFVEVGQRGSIKAAAEALHVTSGAVSQQIRLLEERLETVLFTRERLGLRLTEAGASLYPSLLQAFAQIESAVAALEVSKERPTLTVSTVASFAASWLVPRLGRFNQRHPEIEVRVEATSDLADMRSDRVDVALRHGLGNYPGLEVKRLMAPVLVPVASPGLLAGDQELNQPQDCLNYPLLHDSDRADWPLWLSAHETAPDARAERGTAFEDDFLLIRAAEAGQGLALVPEVYAREEIAAGRLVQVLDKPWPARFAYYAVTRPDAMQRPEIKAFIDWVSEEAAASR
- a CDS encoding SulP family inorganic anion transporter, whose amino-acid sequence is MTQPSLLQRLRAEWAPSIPRELLAGSVATFALIPEVIAFSFVAGVDPSVGLFASFVISIVIAVFGARPAMVSAAAGSVALVAAPLMASHGLQYLLAAGLLAGIMQIVFGLCKMGMLIRFVSSSVRTGFVNALAVLIFSAQLPHLHGANTATWAMLALGLAIIYGLPWLGQRLQIRAFTAIPSPLIAVLLLTVLASMLDLPLHTVADLGTLPASLPQWAMPEVPATLETLRIIALPALAIAMVGLLESVLTAAVVDDLTGTPSNKNRECTGLGLANMAASVFGGIAGCGMIGQAVGNVKYGGRGRLSTLFAGVFLLILMVALKPWVSKVPVIALVAIMVMVSASTFDWKSLGNLLRHPRLSSAVMLSTVLITIATHNLAAGVLAGVLLSGLFFSVKVSSMLSVSRMDDAPNGACGWQVSGQVFFASADALIEAFDVRAAAGRPVCIDVSRAQFWDITAVSALDKVVQRLQQHGCTVEVIGMDAASQRLLQRIRA